The Candidatus Bealeia paramacronuclearis DNA segment TTAATTTTAAATTTCCAAAAGATCCCTTGTTCTTAAACTTACGAGGAAGACTCAATTGGCCTAATCCAAAAACATCTCCATCAAAAAGTGAGGTATGAAATAGCTCTCCTGTTTTTGTAACTCCAACCGTTATGGGGCAGTTTTCATATTTCCCAAGATCGGGGAGATTTAGATATTGTTCAGACCTAAAAAAACGAACCGCGATGTTATTTTGAGGGATTTTCCAGGTATCGCGCAGCCAATTTCTCACATCCATAATTTCTTGAGCTTGAGTTTTTTTACCACTACTCTCCGCATAACTCTTAAATTTTTCTGAACTTATTTCGCAAGAGTAAAGCTCTACATCAAGTGCAGATGGATTTGTGGTTCCTAGTTTATTATAAGAAGGTGTCAGACTTTCTAGTTTCTGAGAGCGGGACTTATGAAAAACGAGAGACTTGCCCGTTTGTGGATCCAATATACGCCCGAGCATGCAGGGCAATAGGGGAGACGTGACATAAGAATCGAATTGAGTGTTCGTAGGGTCGATAATTAAAGCTTCTCCCTCGAAAAAGAAACGTGTTCTGTCTGGATTTATTGTTTTATACGCATAAGTGAATAGAAACTGTGATTTTTTTTCCATTAACATTAAAATTCGTAGAGACTAGCTGTATTGTTTTTTTAATAGGTTGTTGAGTCTGTTCTACTTCTTTCTTCCCAGGTGCGGTAGAGTGTTGAGGTGACTCTTTTTCATTTTCTCCAACATTCATGGCGTTAAGTGTGGAAACACTTGACAAAAATGCACCACATAACATTAAGTTTAAAAATTTTTGATTATTTAGATATTTCATTATAGGATCCATAAAAATTAAATAATTTTTTTATAAAATATTACTATTTTTTAAAAAAAAGTCAATATTTTTATTTGTTAATTTTTTGCATAATACCTATGCGATTTTTGGATGATCTCGCAATTCCAAAAAAATCAAAATATTTTTCAAAACCTTAAAAAATGCGATAGGTGCTTTCTCAAAATTAGATGTATAAAATTTTATCAATTTTAGCTATAAAAAGATCTGATTAAATTTTAAGCACACAAAGGGAACGTGATCGCCACTCTCAGCATAACTCAAGACTTGTTTTTAGGCGGAAAAATTCAAGTTCTACAGCCGGTCCAAGGTTATAGGGCCGCCATTGATCCTGTTCTTTTGGCGGCAGCGACGTGCTTCAAGGGCAAGGGGCATGTTTTGGATGTGGGTGCAGGTGTAGGGGTGGCCTCTCTTTGCCTGGTTTCAAGAAAGACAGAGTGTCTTGTTTGCGGGATTGAGCTTCAACAAGATTTGGTAAGACTTGCTGAAAAGAATATTACCATCAATGGATATGAGGGGCGTGTCAACATTATTAGTGGAGATCTTTTAGACCCACCTTCTGCTCTTAAAGACAAACAATTCGATGCGGTCATGACCAACCCCCCTTATTATGAGGCCGACAAAACAAGAGCGTCCCCTGATGTCCAAAAAGCCATGGCCCATGTGGAGTCTGTGGACCTTAAAAAATGGCTGGCGTTTTGTATTCAGTCCCTCAAGCCAAAAGGTATCCTAACGCTCATTCACCGCGCCGAACGAATGGATGAAATACTCTCCTATCTTTATCCGAAAATGGGTGATCTTTCCGTTTTTCCCCTCTGGCCCTCTGCTGGAAAATCTGCGCGCCGTATCATTATAAGAGGACGAAAAGGGGTGAAAAGTGGGTTGACCTTTTGCCAAGGGCTTATTCTTCATGACGCTCAAGGGCAATTCACCCCTGAAGCGCAAGATATTTTACGATCTGGAAGACCACTCGTTTATTGACGTGTTTTTGATTCACACTCATCGGGGTTCACTGTACACCATCTTCTATTGATTGCATCACTTAAGACATCGGTGAGTCCTCTGTATTTAGCTTTTTCACTATTGTTTTTTTATGTTTATTTTCATCCGACGCGATTTTAATTTTAGGATCTTTTATTTTATTAATTTTATCCTGCAGAGTGGAGGCTGTGATTTTTCCTGTTTTAAGTTCTCCCTTTAATTCATCTTGGCTCACGGCTTCTTCTTTCTCAAAGACTTTTTTCATCTGTATTTGTAATGGGTGCCTCTTTATTGCTCCGGTAATAAAACAGATGACGTTAGGAGGCGTAGGTGACTTCTTTTTTGAGGAAATAGGAGCGAACGATTTCGGGGCAATTTTGGGTTCCAAAAAGATATTTTGTGATGTTGTTTTTGAGTTCCGTTAAGGATTTGGCACGTTTACGCCCAACGGCATTGCTTTTCACATCTTGATTCAAATAGCTCATCCGGATTCAAATCTGGGCTGTAAGCGGGCAGAAAAAATACCTCAATTTTTTCTTTGTTTTCCTTCAAAAATTCACCGACCACTTTGGCGTGGTGTACTTTGTGATTGTCCACAATGAGAAACACTTTTTTCTTGGAAGACTTGATTAACCTTTTGAGAAAATTAAGAAAAACCTCTCGCGTAAAATTCTCCTCAAAAAGCATAAACCGCAACGTGCCCTGATTCGTGACGCTCGAGATCATATTGATTCGAAATCGTTTTCCCGTTCCTGAAATCACAGGCGTCTGACCCTTGGGGCTATAAGTTGTGCCCGTCTGATGATCGGAACGAAAGCCCGCCTCATCTCCCCAATGAATCTCGGCATTTTCAAGGCGCGCCCGCTTGGCAATCGCCGGATAAACTGTAAGCGTCTTATTGGTGTAAATTAGAAAGGGAATACTTAAGATTCCAGGGGAGGAGGTGGGAATAATTATTTTCAGGTGTGGAATTGATGTTGGCGAGGACGTAGCGGAAATAGTCAAAAGCATTGACGCCATTGGCTTTGCAGGTCTCAATGAGGGAATAGATGACAGCTGAGGCGTGGGCACCTTTGACATTGCCCATAAAAAGCCAGTTTTTTCGGCCCACAGCAAATGGACGGATGGCGCGTCCTGCCATGTTGTTGTCAATATCCAAGCGGCCATCATTGAGGTATTCTGTCAAGGGGCCCCATTGCCTTAAAACATAGCCAACCGCTTGCCCCAAGGGACTTTTGGGAACAATCACTTTTTTGTGCTCCTTAAGCAAGACCTTGAATTTCTCAAGGATGGGCTTGGCTTTTTCTTGTCGGAGCTTTTGGATCTTATCGGGCGGGTATTGAGCCTCTTTGGCGTCTTTTTCAATTTTATAAAGGCTTCTGATGATGGTGAGCGCCTCGGCAGATTTGCCCGTGGTGTTGCCTGTACTTTTAATAATGTCCGCAAACTTGCGCCGCGCATGGGCCCAACATCCCACAGCCGTGATGTCTTGACTTTGCGCCAAGGCTTTGTAACCACCATACCCATCCGTATGAAGGTAACCTTTA contains these protein-coding regions:
- a CDS encoding tRNA1(Val) (adenine(37)-N6)-methyltransferase, producing the protein MIATLSITQDLFLGGKIQVLQPVQGYRAAIDPVLLAAATCFKGKGHVLDVGAGVGVASLCLVSRKTECLVCGIELQQDLVRLAEKNITINGYEGRVNIISGDLLDPPSALKDKQFDAVMTNPPYYEADKTRASPDVQKAMAHVESVDLKKWLAFCIQSLKPKGILTLIHRAERMDEILSYLYPKMGDLSVFPLWPSAGKSARRIIIRGRKGVKSGLTFCQGLILHDAQGQFTPEAQDILRSGRPLVY
- a CDS encoding IS630 family transposase; this encodes MLLTISATSSPTSIPHLKIIIPTSSPGILSIPFLIYTNKTLTVYPAIAKRARLENAEIHWGDEAGFRSDHQTGTTYSPKGQTPVISGTGKRFRINMISSVTNQGTLRFMLFEENFTREVFLNFLKRLIKSSKKKVFLIVDNHKVHHAKVVGEFLKENKEKIEVFFLPAYSPDLNPDELFESRCEKQCRWA